The following DNA comes from Ricinus communis isolate WT05 ecotype wild-type chromosome 10, ASM1957865v1, whole genome shotgun sequence.
TTCTTCAAATGCTTTAGCTTACCGATGCTTAGTCTGCCTGTTAGAGTTTCCGTACTTTGAAAATGCTCAATTTTCTTCAGTGCAAATTTTCTCTCGTCTAAACATCATGTATATCTTCCTCCAAATGTCTTACTCAAGAAACGGTCAGCtaaaatttttcttctctACACATGCAGGAGATGAAGCGGCAATGTGATGAGAAAAGGTTCGGACTAATCTGCATAATGCCTGCTCACGCTCATACAATCCCCACCATATGCATGCATacataattcttatataaatGTATTCTCATTCTGTTACTTGAATCTGCAGAAATATATACGAGTACATGATTATGAggcaaagagaaaaaggaagggGAAGAAATGGGAAGGGGGAGACATTTTCTATGCAACAGTTACAAGCAGCTCATGATGAATATGATGAAGAGGCAACCTTATTTGTTTTTCGTTTGAAATCTCTAAAGCAAGGGCAATCTCGAAGTCTTCTTACGCAAGCAGCGCGTCACTATGCAGCTCAGGTTTCATCTTCTTCCGCTAACTTTTTCTCTGTTGAATCTTCTTTTGGCCTTCTGGTCATTGTTTTTATGCCCTTTTTCCTGCTTGAATACAGTTGTCCTTCTTCAAGAAAGCTCTTAAATGTCTTGAAGCACTTGAGCCACATGTGAAATTGGTAACTGAACAGCAACATATAGATTACCACTTTAGTGGacttgaagatgatgatggtgaCGATGACGAGGATGACGAtgacgatgatgatgataCATATGATACACATGATGATGGGGAATTGAGTTTTGACTACGGCCAAAATGATCATGAGCAAGATGCTTCTGCATCAAGAAGCTCAATGGAGGTAATAATTCGCTGTGTTTTTGCTCGAGGGGAGCTAATTAAGTTTTACTTTATGATATTATTGATAACATTGCTTAGAAGGAAATTCTGATGATGCTCTTTTTATCTGCATAGTAGATATTTTGGAAACTTAAGGTTATTGGTGGACAAATTGGCCTTTGAATGGTACCTATTGATACTGAAACCTATTGAGCAACTTGTTCTAGTATCATGCATGCGGTGCCAAAGAGGCTCTTTGAGTCTTGTACTACAAGAAGTAATACCTAACGCATTATGCAATTTAATAACAAACAAAATATTAGCTAAATATAAATCATATTGAAGTATTAGCTGATTACATGTGTAGGGCTAGAGCTGTGTGAGAACAAATGTACTTGGCCTGTTTAGGCACTACTGtctcaattaattaagaaaaattattgttcCCAGTGCACATtaatattgtttttgtttctttgttcttctcgtATGCTTGTCTTTTTGACATATCATCTGCAATATTAGAACTTCATCCTATTATATGACACTTTATGCAGTTGGATCTGGTGGACGTTACATTTCCCCGAGTTGCAACATTAGGGGTCTCAAAGGTGATATATGCTttgcttttacttttttaatgaTATGTATAGCTTTATTTTGCAGTTACAATCCCTGTGTGCTTGAACTGATAACCAACTTAATTGCTTTGAAAATCTAATTAAGGTCAAAGTAGTAATCTTAATGAATTGTAATGCAAATTTATATTCATGTGAATCATTATGTCTatcctaagggttttctgttATGTCTTCTTTTAGTTTCCACAGACATGTACTTAGGAATTGCTGATGTTAAAATAATGAGTCAGATTTAGATGTTTTTATTTGATCTTAAACACCTATAATCTGCACCGAAATACCTTTTCTCAGTTTTTGGTGTAAAAGTGAGACTTATGCTTCTGTTGTACACGTATTTGCAGGAAAATCGAGATGGAAACTACAggaaatctttttcttttaagggAGATGTTAGGGCTGCTAGCCAATCTGCTCCACTTTTTGCTGAAATTAATTCTGATTCAGCTGAGAGGATGAAACAAATGCGCCCATCATTATCAAGGAAGCTTAATACATATGTACTCCCCACCCCAGTTGATACAAAGAATTCAATTTCTACTGGATCAGGAAGTCTAGTTTCCCAAACATTAAAGACCAATTTGAGTGGGCGGACACAAAACTTGTGGCACTCATCCCCTATAGATCCAAAGAAATATGGAAAATTAGTAGGAGATGAGAAACCCTCAGGCTCTATGGTTAAAGATGCAGAGTCAGTTCTCAGGGAAAGCAACAAAAACTGTGCTTCCACTCAACTGCCCCCTCCTCTGGCTGATGGACTTTTCATTTCAAGGTTTGATCCACCAGTTACTTCTGATtccaagaaaattaaaagatacgCTTTTTCGGGTCCTATTACAAGTAAGGTGTGGCCGAACAAACCAATTTCAGCTGAAGCTATTGGAATGTTTTCCGGACCTCTTTTAGAAAATCCAACTGTGCaactatcatcatcatcatctcctAAAGTATCACCAAAGGTATCTCCAAAGGTATCTCCAAAAGCATCTCCAAATGTGTCTCCAAAAGTATCTCCAACAGCATCCCCTACTTTTGTGTCCTCACTTCAAATAAGCGAGCTTCATGAGCTTCCTAGACCTCCATCCAGTTCAGCCTCCAACTCTTCAAGGCCTTCGAGTTTGGTTGGTCATTCAGCTCCTTTGCTGCCCAAAGGTCATATGCATTCTAATACAAGTAGATCGTTGGCATCCAATGCACCATCACCACTCCCGATACCATCCCAAGCTGTCACTCGCAGTTTCTCCATCCCCTCTAGCAGTCTTAGAGCTATGGCAATGAATATTTCTAAGCCACTGAAAACTACTCGGAGTTCagaaattattgaagataTAACCTCACCTCCGTTGACACCAATACCATTATCCGCCATTCAGCCATCCTTAACTAATTCTCAGAATGTCAATCAGACCATTCAAATCAGAGGTAACTCAGAATCTGCTGTCTTTACATGTTTTGGGTAGTTTATGCTAGGATATCTTGCCAAGCTTGTttatattttcctttcttttgttagATGATTAAAAGGGGATAGCATGCTCAATAAACCACAATCGCTTTTTCGGCATATTAGCGCCATTAACATAGTTTAATATGAAGAAAATTGCCTTAGGAGGGGGCTCTGGAATTTCCACAGTGAGGTAGAAATCATAATTAGCCAGTCAATCTGTAATACTAACTAAAATGCCAATATACACCATCTGAGAATgtcaactttttaatatgagtttGGAACATAGTTAAGAAATGTGTTTGTTGGGACCGTTTTACAACCGAAGTTCAATGGTTTTTCAGATGGGTTGCTATGAGTTATggtaactttttcttttcttttcgaTGCTTTCTCCAACACTTCCACAATATACCCCAACGACCCAATTCCTGAAACTGAAAATTCTAGCCTTTTGTTTGGGAAGCTTATCCCTAGCAATCTGTCGGTTTAAATGAGCAAATTTCAGCATGTTGTTAGGACATTTTGGATCTTCACGCTACCTAAGTAGCCCAATTTTTAGCATCAAATGAATACTTAGAAATGACTTCTCAAATTTGGTGATAGAAACTAAAATGTGTAACATATAGATAGCAGATTTGAGTATGTATCTGACACCCTCTCGGGCAGTCTACTTGGTTGACGCATTATGTATCTAATAACAATGCTCACTTGGATTTTTGTTCCGTAGTTAAGGAATGTTGGGCACTCACTTAACATgattttagtaaatttgaatttctgaTGTTAGGACGAGCATAAATTGATCATTGTGTATTCATTTTGTAATGATATTTCTTTGCTTCCTCTTCCCATACTCGGTAACTAGATGCtttatatgaaattgttgatgaatGAATTTTGCAATCTCATCATCTTATTTGCTTTCTCATCTATAGGGAATTTAGTATTCTAGGATCTTTTATACATATGCATATGCACAACACACTAAACCTAGAACTTAATGGAGTTCACAATCGGTTCCACACCACCACTTTTTAGCCCTTTCATATCTTGGATTAGCATTTTCCTGTgtctaaatattatatttgtttgGGCGCAGGTGCAGATTGATTCTATTCCTCGGCAGCCACATTTTTGTTTCTAGTTTAGCAAGgaaaaattgatatgataCGTGCagatttgtaaatataaattttttcttacttttgtTTGTCATTTTTGCCCCTGTTAATCcatttgttaattttgttgATGAGCACGTGGATGAGTTGATTGAATAATTGCCATTGGCGAAGAAATTTTGTAATTCTCTTAGATCAGTTTAGATTGTAGAATTGGCATTGAAGTTCGCCTAAAAAGACAGTTTCTATGATTGGATTACTTATGAAATCTATATTTCaccaaatcaataaaaaaaataaaataaataaataagataaaaaaattaataaataattagtgaaatatagatagtaatatataattaataaaaaataaattaataaactgtTGGTAAGAGAATTAagttttctttaatctatTGAACCATAAAAATATGGAAGTGGAAGCTACCTTGGCTGGTGTTAATGCGGTTTCACTATTTATGAATTCAGAGCCGGCGGTTTTTGAAGTATGATCAACAAATTtctaaagaaatatttttagatagaCGTGTTTTATTTGTATTGGTTAGTTTTTTAATCACGGTTGATTACTTGTCTGGCTTAGTTACCTCGCGATTAGATGATCTTGTTAGTACGAACCACTGGGCAAATTAAGGGGGGCTTTATTCCAGCTTACAGTACAGGAAGGAACCCTGAGAAAGCTGGGGGCACCTAATTGAGTTGCATAAGATTAGGAACTTTAGTCCTCGGGTAACTGCAAGCAGGTATCCAAGACAAACGTGCTCTAATTggtttgtttttcatttttaatcaaaCTAAGCAAGTTCTACATCTACAATGTGAAAATTTAGTTCTGGATTTCTTTCCTTGGAAACATGTTCCTTGCAAGCTTTTTGGAGTTTCTTTGCTGCGTAGTCTGGTTCTGCTATTTGATTCCAACGTGATAACAAGCAAGGCTGCAAGATTATGTACCTATCGTTGATGTTGAATAGGTATTATAGCATTCATCACTGAAGCTAATTTGATCTGTTATTTCTTTAGTTGGCATGCTTGGAAACCAGAACATCGATCATCAAAGAGCAGGAAATATGTATTATCTTTATCTACAAGTTGGAaggcaaagaaaagaatacatTTGGCTGGAAAGTGACAGCTAAATATTGGAGCTCCTTCTCTTAGCATAAAGTGGGTGGTTTTTTTGGCTGGTTTTTAGTCTGTAACAActaataatagtttttatgAGTAAAGATAGCCTTTCCCATATAACGAGTCAATATATGGAATTGGTAGTTAAGAACTATGGGTCTCCATGCTTCCTCAACAGCTTCCTCCTGCATCATATCTTACAAAGCCCATCAGTTCTGGTCCTTCTAGTCTAGGGTTATTCACAAAACTGCATCCatacaaatgaaaagaaaagggttatTAGCATACATTATAACATAAAGAGCTTTCAGCTAGTGGATATTTAGAT
Coding sequences within:
- the LOC8275016 gene encoding uncharacterized protein At2g33490 isoform X1 encodes the protein MKTSFKKLREFALRHGEHEVRKDVRPLAPLDELAQASQDMEDMKECYDSFLSAAAATANSSFEISEAWREMGSCLLQRTALNDDEESGKVLLMLGKVQFELQKLFDTYRSHLFRTITVPSESLLNELRTVEEMKRQCDEKRNIYEYMIMRQREKGRGRNGKGETFSMQQLQAAHDEYDEEATLFVFRLKSLKQGQSRSLLTQAARHYAAQLSFFKKALKCLEALEPHVKLVTEQQHIDYHFSGLEDDDGDDDEDDDDDDDDTYDTHDDGELSFDYGQNDHEQDASASRSSMELDLVDVTFPRVATLGVSKENRDGNYRKSFSFKGDVRAASQSAPLFAEINSDSAERMKQMRPSLSRKLNTYVLPTPVDTKNSISTGSGSLVSQTLKTNLSGRTQNLWHSSPIDPKKYGKLVGDEKPSGSMVKDAESVLRESNKNCASTQLPPPLADGLFISRFDPPVTSDSKKIKRYAFSGPITSKVWPNKPISAEAIGMFSGPLLENPTVQLSSSSSPKVSPKVSPKVSPKASPNVSPKVSPTASPTFVSSLQISELHELPRPPSSSASNSSRPSSLVGHSAPLLPKGHMHSNTSRSLASNAPSPLPIPSQAVTRSFSIPSSSLRAMAMNISKPLKTTRSSEIIEDITSPPLTPIPLSAIQPSLTNSQNVNQTIQIRGAD
- the LOC8275016 gene encoding uncharacterized protein At2g33490 isoform X2, with the translated sequence MKTSFKKLREFALRHGEHEVRKDVRPLAPLDELAQASQDMEDMKECYDSFLSAAAATANSSFEISEAWREMGSCLLQRTALNDDEESGKVLLMLGKVQFELQKLFDTYEMKRQCDEKRNIYEYMIMRQREKGRGRNGKGETFSMQQLQAAHDEYDEEATLFVFRLKSLKQGQSRSLLTQAARHYAAQLSFFKKALKCLEALEPHVKLVTEQQHIDYHFSGLEDDDGDDDEDDDDDDDDTYDTHDDGELSFDYGQNDHEQDASASRSSMELDLVDVTFPRVATLGVSKENRDGNYRKSFSFKGDVRAASQSAPLFAEINSDSAERMKQMRPSLSRKLNTYVLPTPVDTKNSISTGSGSLVSQTLKTNLSGRTQNLWHSSPIDPKKYGKLVGDEKPSGSMVKDAESVLRESNKNCASTQLPPPLADGLFISRFDPPVTSDSKKIKRYAFSGPITSKVWPNKPISAEAIGMFSGPLLENPTVQLSSSSSPKVSPKVSPKVSPKASPNVSPKVSPTASPTFVSSLQISELHELPRPPSSSASNSSRPSSLVGHSAPLLPKGHMHSNTSRSLASNAPSPLPIPSQAVTRSFSIPSSSLRAMAMNISKPLKTTRSSEIIEDITSPPLTPIPLSAIQPSLTNSQNVNQTIQIRGAD
- the LOC8275016 gene encoding uncharacterized protein At2g33490 isoform X3 is translated as MSEMKRQCDEKRNIYEYMIMRQREKGRGRNGKGETFSMQQLQAAHDEYDEEATLFVFRLKSLKQGQSRSLLTQAARHYAAQLSFFKKALKCLEALEPHVKLVTEQQHIDYHFSGLEDDDGDDDEDDDDDDDDTYDTHDDGELSFDYGQNDHEQDASASRSSMELDLVDVTFPRVATLGVSKENRDGNYRKSFSFKGDVRAASQSAPLFAEINSDSAERMKQMRPSLSRKLNTYVLPTPVDTKNSISTGSGSLVSQTLKTNLSGRTQNLWHSSPIDPKKYGKLVGDEKPSGSMVKDAESVLRESNKNCASTQLPPPLADGLFISRFDPPVTSDSKKIKRYAFSGPITSKVWPNKPISAEAIGMFSGPLLENPTVQLSSSSSPKVSPKVSPKVSPKASPNVSPKVSPTASPTFVSSLQISELHELPRPPSSSASNSSRPSSLVGHSAPLLPKGHMHSNTSRSLASNAPSPLPIPSQAVTRSFSIPSSSLRAMAMNISKPLKTTRSSEIIEDITSPPLTPIPLSAIQPSLTNSQNVNQTIQIRGAD